GGGCGCGTGCCACTCCCAAGGCGTATATGCCTGTTGATAGAGCGAATGCAGCGCTTGACCCTTCCAGAGAGACGCCGGATCGCTGATTACGAATTCGCCATCCGTTATGTCCAGGGTCATGGAATCGGCCGTATAAGTCTGCAGTTTAACGGCATGCGCGCCGGCTTGGGCCGCCGCATCGACAATCGCCAGAGCCCGTTCAAGAGATTGGTTATGATTACCGGACATCTCCGCGATAATAAACGGCGGCTGATCTTTACTTATGGCCTGATGAGAAATATGCATTCCACTTTCCAAATGGGTGTTTTATAAACAAGATAGCCAACGTTAACCGCAAGGCGTCTGACCGGTTTACGCATCAACAAACTTAATGCTTATTTCAGACAAGGCACGCCGGCTGTTTTTACGCGCCTCATTCCTGTCTGCACCTTTAGCCAGAATGGCGCCAAACCGGGCGGCGGAACTATTCAGGGAAGGCAACATTCGTCCAATTTCAGCATTGATATCCACCGAAAGGATACCCGGCGAATTTGCAGCATTCTCTATACCCGCAATGTCGGAAACCGGCCTGCTGGTAATCGGATAATCCAGCTCGGTCATAAATAGAACCGATAAAGCGGAAATCGGATCGATCTTGACAAGGTCGTTCAGCGAAAACGAGCACCCCATCGCGAGCTGAATGGCCACGTCTATCATGTCGATGCCCGACCTATACATACCCACCTCCCGCATAAAGCCGCCCGGTATTCTGGCGGCAATTTCGATCACCCGCGGCCCGTTTTCTCCAACGACTACCTGCGGATAGGCAATACCGTTCTCCAGGCCAATTGCCCGAATTGCCAATACGGATGCGGCTTCAACCTCACGGGCCTGCCGTTCCGATATATCTGGCGGAAACACGTGTTCCACCGCGATGCCAAAGTGCGGCGAAGCCGCCGTAATCCGGTTCGATAAGGACAAAATTGTGACTTGCCCCGCTACGACAGCCGCAGTGACGTTGATTTCCGGCCCCTCATAAAACGTTTCGAGAATGGCGAAACCGTCCGTTGAATATTTGATCGCTTCGTCAAAACACCGGCACAGCGAGGGCCAATCGATTACCTTTTCAACGCCGCGCTGGCCGGAGGAGTTACTGGGCTTGATCACCAGTGGGTAGCCAAATTGATTCGCAAAATGCTCGGCTTCATTCAGGGTTTTCACCGGTTCGCTGGCCGGACTGGGCACCCCAAACGCTTTAAATGCCTCACGCATAGCGTTTTTATTGGTGGCTTTAAACGCGGTTTCCTCCGACATACCGGGCAAATCCAATATGCGGGCTATCTTGGCAACAATAGGTACCGCCACTTCGGAGCCCAGCGTCATAACGCCGTCTATTTGATAGTGCCTGGCAACCTTTAAGTTACCGTCGAAATCAGCGGTACTCACCACTTCGGCGTAATCGGCATACGCAAAGCCCGGCGCATGCGGATTGATATCCGTAACCACCGTTTCATACCCCAATTCCCGGGCATTGTTAATGGCAGGCACTTGCTCGCGGCCGGCGCCTATGATCATTAGCTTTCGTTTCATGGAAACATTTCAGCGTGATATTTGATCAGGCGCTTGCCATCGAAAATAGGCACCGCATCGGATACGTCGATTTTCGAACAAAAAACCACATCGTCCATATACCCCAATGACACCAGGTTCAAGCCGCTATCGCTCTCGAGAAACTCCTTTTCCAATTCATCGCTATAAAAAGGCTCCAAAACGCCGCGCGGCGTCACGTTACCGATTTTTTTCATGATTTCCGTCACGGCCGCTCTGTCTTCAATCGCTGGCTGATTGTTTCTACCCGCGGCCAGCAACGTGATGCTTTTTCCCAACTTAGCCGCAATTTCAACGGCGGCATGCGCCACAGCGGTGCAATTGGTCAACGCGCCAACCAACACCACACTGTCTTCTCCGGTGGCACTCCTGATACACTCGGTACCGTTAGTGGTCGATATAACCACCGACCGGCCTTTCACGGCATCTGCGCCTAATAAAAGCGGACTATTGCCGTAATCCGCATTGGGTAACTTGGAGCCGCCCCGCTCGCCTATGGTCACTTCTCCGACCAAATCCGTGGCACTGGTAACGGGAATGACTTCTTTTGCACCCTTGGCGATGCACTGCTCGATGGTGACACTGGCCCGCAAGGCATCCACCACCACCACCACGTCGCCCCGTCTTTGCGCTCTGAGCGCACCGCCGACCCCCAATTCCAGAAACACCCGCCGGCTATCCCTACAAAAATCTCTAAAGGTATCCGCTCTCAGGCCGCGCCGCATGGATTCGAGGCTCAATACATCAAGAGGCGATACGTTGCCGATATTGACATTGGAACCGATGTTCTGCAGCAACCAGACCTGCTGTTCCTTGGCGGGCGCTTCCCACAACACGCTATCCGGGTCGACGTTTCGAAACAACTCATAGGCCAATTCGGAATTAATCCGCCCGTCCGCATTGAATATACCCACCGTGCCGGACTCCCGGGCTTCCATAATAACTTTGCTGACACCGCTTTGAATGTCCTGCTTGATTTCCTCGACTCTATGTCTGTAGGTCAACTTTCTATCTTCTTCGGGCAATTTTTTCCCTACTTCCGAGATTGTGTAAAACCCTTTGGCAACCGCCTTCTTGATAATAACCTGCTTGTCGTTTAGGGTCATGGACGGGTGTATGCCGTTGGACACCTCTATCGCATTGAAACCAAGCGCTTTCAGCAAATCCAGCATCGTGTCGACATCGGCAAATTCGAATATCGATTCTATAAAAGTCCCGCCGGGACACACGTTAATGCCCGCATCCCGATAAATTTTTATCTTTTTGGTCAACACATCGCTGGGATATAAGGCGCAGGTACCCCAACCCAACTTAATAGTATCTATATAGTCCCCCGCGGTTTCGACCAGATCAATAGCGCCATGGAGGCCTAGCGATTTATCCAAAACCATCGTCAAGCCGGTACTTCTCGGTTTTACGGAGCCTTGAGACAGCCCCATCGTCCTTAAGATTTCATTCATGGAATATGCCTGTTTATAAATCCGACTTTTTATGGAAGAACCCAATTAAATTGCGGCCCAATCCGAGTTCGGCAAACGACTCGTACAATTTAACGGCCTTATCGATCGAGATATCATGTATTAGGTTTTCAACCTGCATCCTGGCTTTATGGACCGGTTTGCCGGCATCGGAATGCATCACGTAATTGGTATTTTCATTGAAAAGCGCCAAATCGATGGGGTAATCGCAAATCAGCTTAAACCGCGCGTAACCGGCCTCATCGCATAACCCTCTTAGCCCGTCGGCGTTGAAATAGGAAATATGGTCCGGTTTGACCACCCAAAAAGGTTTGTCAATACGGCCCAAACGCAGCAATTCCAACTGCAGCGTCGAAAAATCGTTCGGCACCTCGATAATCAATACGCCCTTATCCGCCAATAATCGATGTATTTTTTGCAGAATGACCAACGGGTCCAGCACGTGCTCCAACAGGTTGTCCATTGAGATCAGCTCAAAACTCGCTCCCTCGGCAATCAGGCCATCGATAGAGCGTCCAATATCGCCGATAAACAGCTTCTCCAACATCGCCGGATTATGTACGGAACATCCGTAACTGCTGTAATCCAAACCCGAGACATCCCAGCCGGACTGGCTAAAATAACGCATCGCAAAACCTTCGCCCGCTCCGACATCCAGAAATTTCTTCACCTCGTTTCCAACGGGATTACCTCTGTATTGCTCGGCAAGATAGGCTTTTTGCTCCAGTTTTTTCCGTTTCCACAGCAAATCGTCGTCACTGTATTCACGCTGATGCATCTGAATGGATTGTTGATAATATTTGTTCGCATAATAATCTTTCAGCTCCGCTTCGGACGGTTTTGAAACCACCTCATGAAAGCCGTATTTATTTTTTGCAATGCCGCAGGCACGTAAACTAAGACTGGTCATGGTTAAACTTTACTGAGTCAAATGAAATGTATTAGCCCAAGAACACCAAGAAAATAACGCATCATTTCCTTCAACCGCCGCAGCTCCTCATACACGCTACAACGTCCCGGCCGTCTCGATAATTTTGCCCGCCAAACGCTGCGCACCTTTCCCGTCAACCAAATCGCCCGCTTTCAGGGCCATATCGCGCCTGAAAACGTCGTCGGCAGCCAGTTTCGACACCGCACTGATCAGTTGCTCGGCGTTTACATCCGGCAAGCCCCCCGGAAACAGTGCGGCGCCGGCATTTGCCCAAGCTTTGGCCGGCTGAACTTGGTTATCGGCAATTGGGATTATTACCATAGGCAACCGACAACTGGCGGCCTCGTAAATACTGGTCCCCCCCGCCATGACCGCCAGATCGCAACCGGCCATTATTGCCGCGACGTTATCGGGATTGATCAATAACGACACCCGCCCCTGACCTAGCGTCGCCACCCAAGCCAACAATTGCGGGTTGCGCGGATTCTGACCGCCCGAAATCACCACGAAGCGCCAATTAACCGGCGTATTTTCGATTAAAGACGATAAAGCAAATTCGATGCCACCCCTATCGTCACCGCCGCCGAACGTGATCAAAACCTGCTCGATGGACCGCCCAGCCGGCCGAGATGAACCTGCAAGCGAAAATTCGGCGCGCAGGACGGCATACGCGGGACCCAGTAGTAGTTCAGCAGTGGGATTATGCAGCACATCGCGGTAATCATCGGCCCGTGCGGCCGGATTGGCATTGACCACCCAATCGGCCCATAACGGTTTTTTGGCGGTACCGTCGAATTGCAACCAATGCAGACCTTCGGCGAGCAAGAATTTCTGATAGCTTGCGTCGATGCGATAATCGTCGAGAACGGCGAAGCGGGCGGATTGATTCCCGGCGATTTTTGCAAGCCGGGCGGCATCCCCTTCCGAGGATATCCATTCGTCAACGTCTATCCAATCCTGAAACAATTCCGCATCTTGCGCAGTGGCGTAAGATTTTGGCGGACCGACCATCACGCAAGATTCGCCTTGCTCTGCCAGCGCTTGCGCCAGCGCCCGGCAACGGACCAAATGCCCCAAGCCAACAGTGGGACTGGCGTTACAGCGAAAAACGATCATGTAGTTGCCGGCATCATTGTTGAGTTGCGGGCAGGCTTCTCCACGCTTTAAACATCAACTCGGCCCGCAGCCAGTCGTCCTCGGTATCGATATCCTGCACCTGGAAATGCGGCAGAATCAATGGCGCGGCGTCTTCAGAAAAAGTCGGAGTTCCAGCCATGATCGCCTCGGCCTTCGCCCAGTAAAACTGCCCGGCATCGTGATAGGCCGGCTCCAAATCCTGCGAACGGGTCATCCGGTGCTCCGGCTGAAACATCGCTATCCCGCCGGTATCGGTGAGACGCAACGCCCTTTGAATCGGATACGGAAAACCGGTCACGGTAAAAGCCAACGACTTACCGGTTTCTGCGATCAGCGCCAAGCCATTCCTTAAATCCGTCGCTTTGATAAACGGCGCCGTGGCATAAACGGTGCAGACATAAGCGACATCGCCGTAATTTGCCATGGCCCATTCCAGGGCATGCAAGGTGACCGCGCGGGTGCCGACATGGTCGTTGGATAATTCCGCCGGCCGCATGAACGGCACCTCGGCGCCCCAGGCTTTGGCGACCTCGGCAATCTCGGCATCGTCGGTGGATACGATGATATGTTCGAACAAACCGCAAGCCTGTGCCGCACCAATCGACCAAGCTATCATGGGCTTACCGCAAAAATCCTTGATATTTTTTCGCGGAATACGCTTGCTGCCGCCACGGGCAGGAATGACGGCTATTTTCACTCACTTTCC
This sequence is a window from Methylomonas methanica MC09. Protein-coding genes within it:
- a CDS encoding ATP-grasp domain-containing protein; translation: MKRKLMIIGAGREQVPAINNARELGYETVVTDINPHAPGFAYADYAEVVSTADFDGNLKVARHYQIDGVMTLGSEVAVPIVAKIARILDLPGMSEETAFKATNKNAMREAFKAFGVPSPASEPVKTLNEAEHFANQFGYPLVIKPSNSSGQRGVEKVIDWPSLCRCFDEAIKYSTDGFAILETFYEGPEINVTAAVVAGQVTILSLSNRITAASPHFGIAVEHVFPPDISERQAREVEAASVLAIRAIGLENGIAYPQVVVGENGPRVIEIAARIPGGFMREVGMYRSGIDMIDVAIQLAMGCSFSLNDLVKIDPISALSVLFMTELDYPITSRPVSDIAGIENAANSPGILSVDINAEIGRMLPSLNSSAARFGAILAKGADRNEARKNSRRALSEISIKFVDA
- a CDS encoding phosphosulfolactate synthase gives rise to the protein MNEILRTMGLSQGSVKPRSTGLTMVLDKSLGLHGAIDLVETAGDYIDTIKLGWGTCALYPSDVLTKKIKIYRDAGINVCPGGTFIESIFEFADVDTMLDLLKALGFNAIEVSNGIHPSMTLNDKQVIIKKAVAKGFYTISEVGKKLPEEDRKLTYRHRVEEIKQDIQSGVSKVIMEARESGTVGIFNADGRINSELAYELFRNVDPDSVLWEAPAKEQQVWLLQNIGSNVNIGNVSPLDVLSLESMRRGLRADTFRDFCRDSRRVFLELGVGGALRAQRRGDVVVVVDALRASVTIEQCIAKGAKEVIPVTSATDLVGEVTIGERGGSKLPNADYGNSPLLLGADAVKGRSVVISTTNGTECIRSATGEDSVVLVGALTNCTAVAHAAVEIAAKLGKSITLLAAGRNNQPAIEDRAAVTEIMKKIGNVTPRGVLEPFYSDELEKEFLESDSGLNLVSLGYMDDVVFCSKIDVSDAVPIFDGKRLIKYHAEMFP
- a CDS encoding class I SAM-dependent methyltransferase; amino-acid sequence: MTSLSLRACGIAKNKYGFHEVVSKPSEAELKDYYANKYYQQSIQMHQREYSDDDLLWKRKKLEQKAYLAEQYRGNPVGNEVKKFLDVGAGEGFAMRYFSQSGWDVSGLDYSSYGCSVHNPAMLEKLFIGDIGRSIDGLIAEGASFELISMDNLLEHVLDPLVILQKIHRLLADKGVLIIEVPNDFSTLQLELLRLGRIDKPFWVVKPDHISYFNADGLRGLCDEAGYARFKLICDYPIDLALFNENTNYVMHSDAGKPVHKARMQVENLIHDISIDKAVKLYESFAELGLGRNLIGFFHKKSDL
- the pseG gene encoding UDP-2,4-diacetamido-2,4,6-trideoxy-beta-L-altropyranose hydrolase, translated to MIVFRCNASPTVGLGHLVRCRALAQALAEQGESCVMVGPPKSYATAQDAELFQDWIDVDEWISSEGDAARLAKIAGNQSARFAVLDDYRIDASYQKFLLAEGLHWLQFDGTAKKPLWADWVVNANPAARADDYRDVLHNPTAELLLGPAYAVLRAEFSLAGSSRPAGRSIEQVLITFGGGDDRGGIEFALSSLIENTPVNWRFVVISGGQNPRNPQLLAWVATLGQGRVSLLINPDNVAAIMAGCDLAVMAGGTSIYEAASCRLPMVIIPIADNQVQPAKAWANAGAALFPGGLPDVNAEQLISAVSKLAADDVFRRDMALKAGDLVDGKGAQRLAGKIIETAGTL
- the pseF gene encoding pseudaminic acid cytidylyltransferase, translating into MKIAVIPARGGSKRIPRKNIKDFCGKPMIAWSIGAAQACGLFEHIIVSTDDAEIAEVAKAWGAEVPFMRPAELSNDHVGTRAVTLHALEWAMANYGDVAYVCTVYATAPFIKATDLRNGLALIAETGKSLAFTVTGFPYPIQRALRLTDTGGIAMFQPEHRMTRSQDLEPAYHDAGQFYWAKAEAIMAGTPTFSEDAAPLILPHFQVQDIDTEDDWLRAELMFKAWRSLPATQQ